CTGGCCGATGACGCTGCCCATGGTTTCGACCATGGCATTGATGCCCTCGCACAGCTCGGCGATGGCGCCGGTCTTGTCGCCGGCATCGATGCGCCTGCCCAGGTCGCCGGCCTGGGCGGCGGCAACCACTTCGCGGGTCTGCGCGACAGCAGCCGCCAGCGCCTGCGCATCACGCACCTGCGCGCTGATGTCGGTGGCGTACTTCACCACCTTGAACGGACGCCCGTTCATGTCGAAGATCGGGTTGTAGGACGCCTGGATCCAGATCTCGCGCCCGCCCTTGCCCAGCCGGCGGTACTGGCCGGCGTCATACTCGCCCCGGCCAAGCTTCTGCCAGAACTGCCGGTATTCGGCGCTCCGGGCGTACTCGGGTTCGGCGAACATCGAATGGTGCTGGCCGCGCACTTCCTCCAGCGCGTAGCCCGTGGTGGCCAGGAAGTTGTCGTTGGCCGACAGGATGCAGCCGTCCAGGCTGAACTCGATCACCGCCTGCGAGGTATTGATCGCGGCCAGCTGGCCGGCGAAGTCGGCCGCCTGCATCTGCTGGGCCGTGATGTCGGTGGCGAACTTGACCACTTTGACCGGCCGGCCGCTGCTGTCGAACACCGGGTTGTAGGACGCCTGGATCCATATCTCGCGGCCGCCCTTGCCCACCCGCCGGTACTGGCCGGCATCGAACTCGCCGCGACCGAGCCGCGCCCAGAACTCGCGGTAGGCGCTGCTGCGCACGTGCTCCGGGTCGACGAACATGGAATGGTGGCGCCCGCGGATCTCCTCCAGCGTGTAGCCGAGGGTCTGCAGGAAGTTGTCATTGGCCTGGAGGATGGTGCCCTCCAGGTCGAACTCGATCACCGCTTGTACCCGGTGCAGCGCAGCGACCTGCGCTTCAAGTTCGGCATGGCGCTGGGCCAGGGCGGTGCTGGCCTGCCGCGTGGCCCGCGGCGAGAAGGCGAGCGCGCCGAGCGAGCGCAGGAAAGACGTGGCTGTGGAGGCACCGGTGCGGGGGGACGCCGGCGACTGCAGGGCTGCGATGGACATCGATGTTTCCTCGGTTCCAACAAGCTCAATGGGCTACGCCGGGCGACATGCCCGGGGTAGTACGCAAGAACGCTTGGGGACTCACGAAGACCGCCGTGGTGCTGGCGTCCCTTCCGTGGGCAAAACAGATCGACTGCATTTCCGTCAGCGGCAACCGCCGGGAAAACTTTAGGGCGATATCGGCTCAGCGCCTGCGCGTGGATGTGGCCCCGGTCGCCGACGGTTTGCCGGCGAGCGCGCGGGACAGCTCCTGGGCCGGCTGCAGCCCGAACATGCGGGAATACAGCGCCGCCATCCGGCCCAGATCCCAGACCCCGAACCGCGAGCAGATGCCCGTGACCGTGTCGCCTGGCGCGGCCGAACGCAGCGCGCTGCGGATCGCATGCAGGCGCTCGACGAGATAGAACTGGTGCGGTGCCATCCCGAACAGGTCGTCGAACGCCCGGTTGAGCGAACGTTGCGAGGCCCCTACCGCGAACGGGATGTCCGAAAACGCCGCTTCGCCGCGCAGGCTGCGCTGGATGTGCTCGATGCCGCGGCGGACGATCTCCCGGCGCGGCAGCGGTGGGCGACCGCGCCGGGCGACGGCAGGTTCGCCGGCGGCCTGCAGGTGGCACTGCAGCAGCAGCGCACTGAGCTGGGCAGCGAAGGCGCGTCGCGCGGCCGCCTGCGCGAATGCCTCCGGGTCGCGGTCGTGGATGTCCAGCGCGCGCCGCACCATCCCGCCGATATCGGCGACCATGGTGGGGCTCGAGGTGATGTTGCCCGTGCGGTACAGCCGGCTCACCTCCAGTCCATCGATGTGCGCGGCCTGGTCCAGCAGCAGCTGTTCGGCCACGTCGATGCACAGGAAGCGCGCAGGCACCCGGGTGAAGCCATGCACTTCGATCCGTGGCGCCAGCCAGGAGACCTCGGCCTCGCCCACGTGCTGGCCGTCCACCTCGGTCTGGCTTCCCGGCAGCGCCAGGTAGGCCGCAAAACGCGAAGCGAGCGGTGCGCCGCGGTACACCACGGGGGCGCCGTCCATGCCGTGCAGCAGTATGACCTCGCCGAGATCGAGCAGATTCAACACCCACGCGCCATCACCCCGCCCGGTAACCCGTATATGGCTGTCAATTCCCTTGACTGAATTTGAATATGCCTCGAAGTCCGGGAAAATCAGGGAGGGCATTATTTTCTGGATCGATTTAGATAACAGGAAGTAGATCGATCAATCGATCTTCGCGCGCGCCGCACTGCGGAACCGCGCCTACTCTACGGCACGTGAACAGGCACGTGCACGGCTATTGGTCAGGGTTTATTTCATCTGATTTGGCGAACTTTACGTAGCGATCCTGAAACTGCGCCAGTAAGAATGGGCCCGCCTCGCGATGGGGTGCCTGGACGGTGGGGACTGTCCAGCACCCCGTTGCCGGGCCTGGAAAACGGTCCCGCCCGTAAACTGCGTAGTTTCTTCCCGACATAATCCCGGCACCCGCCATCCGGGGTGCCCTGGCGCGGTTCCAAGGATCCGGCCGTTGGCAGGGCGCCGCGTTTCAGACCCGCCGCAGTACCGGCTGTGCGCCCTGGCGCAGCGCCGTGGCCACCGCCGCATCCACCCGGAACGCCGCCACGGTCTGCAGCAGCTGGCTGGCCTGCTCTTCCATGCTGCGCGCCGCGGCGGAGGCCTCCTCGACCAGCGCGGCGTTCTGCTGGGTGCCCTCGTCGATCTGGTCGACCGCCCGGTTCATCTGGGTGATCCCCTCGCTCTGCTGGCGGGTGGCCGTGCTGATCTCGGTCATCAGGTGGCTGACCCGCCGCACGTTGACCACGATCTCGTCCATGGTGCGCCCGGCGCTCTCTACCTGGCTGGTGCCGGTACCGACCTTGTCCACCGAGTCGGTTATCAGCTGCTTGATCTCCTTGGCCGCGCCGGCCGAACGCTGCGACAGCGAGCGGATTTCCGCCGCGACGACCGCGAATCCCCGCCCGTGTTCGCCCGCGCGGGCCGCTTCCACCGCCGCGTTCAACGCCAGGATGTTGGTCTGGAAGGCAATGCCATCGATCACGCCGATGATGTCGACGATGCGGCGCGAGGACTCGTTGATCAGCGCCATGGTCGACACCACCTCGTGCACCACCTGCCCGCCCTGCGCCGCCACGCCCACCGCGCCACTGGCCAGTTCGCTGGCCTGGCGGGCATTGTCGGCGGTGCGCCGCACGGTATCGGCCAGGTCCTTCATGGATACCGCGGTTTCTTCCAGCGACGCGGCCTGCTGCTCGGTGCGCTGGGACAGGTCGGCGTTGCCGACCGCGATTTCGCTGGCGCCGAGGGCAATGGTGTCGGCGGCAAACTTGATCTGCCCGATGATGCCGGCCATCGCTTCGACCAGCGCGTTGATGCCGCAGCACAGTTCGGCGATGGGGCCGGTCTTGTCATCGACGGCGATGTGCCCGGTAAGGTCGCCCCCCTGCGCGGCGGCCACCACCTCGCGGGTCTGCGCCACCGCCTGCTGCAGGGCCTGGCTGTCGCGGACCTGGGCGGTGATGTCGGTGGCGTACTTGACCACCTTGAGCGGGCGGCCGTCCACGTCCAGGACGGGGTTGTAGGACGCCTGGATCCAGATGTCACGTCCGCCCTTGCCGACGCGCCGGTACTGGCCGGCGTCGTACTCGCCCCGCCCCATCTTCTCCCAGAACGCGCGGTACTCGTCGCTGCCGCGGTAGTCGGCGGCGACGAACATGGCATGGTGTTGGCCGCGCACTTCCTCCAGCGTATAGCCGGTAGTGGCCAGGAAATTCTCGTTGGCGCCGAGGATGCGGCCATCGAGGCTGAACTCGATCACCGCCTGCGACTTGTTGATGGCCGCGAGCTGGCCGGCGAAATCGGCCGCCTGCATCATCTGGGCAGTGATGTCGGTGGCGAACTTGACGACCTTGTACGGGCGCCCGTTCGGGTCCAGCACCGGGTTGTACGAGGCCTGGATCCAGATCTCGCGCCCGCCCTTGCCGAAACGGCGGTACTGGCCGGCGTCGTACTCGCCGCGGCCGAGCCGCGCCCAGAACTCGCGATACGCCGGGGTGGCGACCTGGGCCGGGTCGACGAACATGGCATGGTGCTTCCCGCGCACCTCGTCCAGCGAGTAGCCGAGCGCCTGCAGGAAGTTGGCATTGGCGGTCAGGATGGTGCCGTCGAGCGCGAACTCGATCACCGCCTGGACCCGGTGCAGCGCGGCGACCTGCGCTTCCAGCTCGGCCTGGTGCAGTGCGGCCTGCCGGGCGTCGTCGCGCAGCGCGCGGCGCGCGCTGAACAGCGCGGCGAACGGGCGCCAGCGCGATACGGGGGCGGAAGCCGTGTCCGCTGCCGACAGGGGCAACTGCATGCTTGAGCTGAACATTTCCATATCCTCGATGTCCGATCAGCTGATGGGGAGGCGACGCGGGTGCTGTGCGGCGCGGAATCACGTTGGCTTCGGGACCTGCGAAGACGTCTGCGGGGTGGGGCCGATTGCGAGGAAGGTATCGACCCTCGGCCATCAAGCTTGAGGTATCGGGCACGGTACTGGGACGTCAACCCTGAGCAGGTTCAGCCTGGGCCGCCTTCGCTGCTCTCGCCATCGAGTTCTGCGTCACCCACGTCCAGGGGGTCGGGGCCACCGTGCACGGGCGCTTCGACCTGCACGTTGTTCTTGCCCAGCGCCTTGGCCCGGTAGCACTGGGCGTCCGCTGCGGCGACCGCCGCATCCACGCTCATGTGGCCACCGATCGCGGCGATGCCGATGCTGGTGCCGACCACCAGGCGTCCCGCGCCCCATGGCACGCTGAGCGTGCGCACCGATTCCAGCAGGTCACTGGCGATGCGCCGCGCGCGCCGGAGCGAGCAGCCAGCCAGGATCACCGCGAATTCATCGCCGCCCAGCCGTGCCACGATGTCCGAATCGCGCACGCCATGCCGGAGCACGGTGGCGACCGCCCACAGCATGGCGTCTCCCGCCAGGTGGCCGTGGCTGTCATTGATCGGCTTGAAGTTGTCCAGGTCGATGAACATCAGCGAGGCCGACTGCCCGGTGCGGGCCACCCGGGTGATGGCCTCCTGCAGGTGCGCTTCGAAGCCGCGCCGGTTGCTCAGCTCGGTCAACGGGTCGACTTCGGCCAGGTGGCGGGCCTCGCGCTGGCGGGCGCGCTGCTGGGTCACATCACGGATCACCCACACTGTGCCACTCACCTGCCCGTCCTCGCCCTGCAGCCAGGCCCGGGTCAGGTCCACTGGCACCAACTGCGCCCCCACCGACAGCAGCAGGTCCGAATGCAGGTCCACCGCATTGCTCTCCGCGTCCAGCAGCACGGCCAGGTCCAGCGGCGAGCGCGGGGCGTATTCGGTGGTCAGCTCCATCACGTCCTGGACCTGGCTGCCGGTGACCGGCGCGGCGCCCTCGCCGGCGAGCGCGCGGGTGGCGGCCGCATTGGCGTACTGGATGTGCCCCGCCATATCCAGGGTGAGCACCATGTCCGCGACCGCATCGAGGGTCACCCGGGTGCGGTGCTCCGATTCGCGCAGCTGCTGGCCGCTGGAGCGCTGCACGGTGACGTCCTGGATCTGCGAGACGAAATGCAGTGGCTCGCCGTGCGGCGCACGCACCAGCGATACCGACAGCCGGCCCCAGACCACGTTGCCGCCCTTGCCCAGGTACCGCTTCTCCATGTGGTAGTGGTCGCGGCGACCGGCCAGCAGGTCACCCACCAGGGCCAGGTCGGCATGCAGGTCGTCGGGATGGGTCAGGGTCTGGAAATCAATCTCCAGCAGCTCGGCGCGCGTGTAGCCGAGAATGCCGCACAGCGCGTCGTTGACGTCCAGCCAGCGCCCTTCCAGCGACACCAGTGCCATGCCGAGCGCGGCCGACGAGAAGGCACCCGCGAATTTCTCCGCCGCCAGGTAGGCCTGCTCGCGCATTTCCAGCAGCGGGGTGATGTCCACCGCCATGCCGACGTAGCCCATGCGCTGGCCGCTGCCCGAATCCAGCGGACTGATCGACAGCCGCACCTGCCGGTGCTCGCCGTCCTTGCGCACGAAGGTCCACTGGTGCGACCAGGTGCCCTGCGCGGCGTGTGCGGTAAGCGCTTCGAACACCGTCGGCAGGCGCCCCTCGGCATCGGCCAGGGGCCGCAGGTAATCCTGCATTTCATGGAGCTCATGGAACAGGCCCGGATTGACCTGGCCGATCACTTCTTCCGGCGTGTAGCCCAGCAGCTTCTGCGCACCGGTATTGAACAGGTTGACCACGCCATGGATGTCGGTGGCGATCACCGCTACCTCGTCGGACGCATCGACCACCGCCTGCAGGCGCTGGCGGGTGTCCGCCGCGTCTTCGCGTGCGTTCTGCAGGTCGCTGACATCGGCATGCGCGCCGGCCATGCGCAGTGGCCGGCCTTCGGCGTCCCGTTCGTAGACACGCCCGCGGTCCTGTACCCAGATCCAGTGTCCCTGCTTGTGGCGCATGCGGCACAGGCTGTCGTAGTGCGGCGACCGTCCGTCCAGGTGCTCACGCAGCAGCGCATTGGATTGCGCCAGGTCATCGGGATGGACCAGCCGGGAGAAGGTCTGCGATGTGATCGGCGACAGCTCCTCGCGGGTGTAGCCGACGATCTGCGCCCAGCGTTCGTTGACCCGCATGGCACCGGTCTGGCAGTTCCACTCCCAGGTACCCATCGCGGTGCCGTCGATGATCATTTCCAGCCGGCGGCGCTGTTCGATTGCCTCCTGCAGTGCGTCGGCCGGCGGCGGCATGGGTTTCATGCGCGCACGCCGACGGCGCCAGGGGTGGCGCCATCGCACCGGCCTGGACCGCAGTATCCCGCGTGCTGATCTTTCATCTGGCCTCCCGCTCCCCGCCTAGCGTACCGGCATTCAACGGGAAACGGGATCAAGCCCTCGTCACGCCCACGCGGGGCGGGGCTCAGCCGCCGCGCTTGGCCCGCGCGAAGGCGTCGGCCAGGGCGTTGTTGGCCGGCGGCGCACCGCTGCCCGGGCGCGGGCCGGGAGCCGGGCCACGGCCTCCCTGGCGGGCGCCGCCACCACCACCGCCGTCACGCCGACCGCCGCCGGCCGGGCGCGCATCGCGTTCGCCGGGGGCCTTGGCCGGGGCCGGGGTATCGTCCAGGCGCCGGGTCAGCGCGATGCGCTTGCGGGCCACATCGACCTCCAGCACCTTCACCTTGACGATGTCGCCGGCCTTGACCACGTCGCGCGGGTCTTTGACATAGGTGTCGGACAGGGCCGAAATGTGGATCAGGCCGTCCTGGTGTACGCCGATGTCCACGAACGCGCCGAACGCGGCGACGTTGCTGACCACGCCTTCCAGCACCATGCCCGGCTTGAGGTCCTTGATCTCTTCCACCCCCTCGGCAAAGCGCGCGGCCTTGAACTCCGGGCGCGGGTCGCGGCCGGGCTTCTCCAGTTCCTTGAGGATGTCGCGCACGGTCGGCACGCCGAAGGTGTCGTCGGTGAACTGTTCGGCCTTCAGTCCGCGCAGGAAGCTGCCATCGCCGATCAGCGCCTTGATCGGGCGCGCGGTGGCGGCCACGATCCGCTCCACCACCGGGTACGCTTCCGGGTGCACCGAGGACGCATCCAGCGGCTGGTCGCCGTCGGCAATGCGCAGGAAGCCGGCACACTGTTCAAAGGTCTTGTCGCCCAGGCGCGGCACCTTGAGCAGGTCCTTGCGGCGCTTGAACGGACCGTTTTCGTCGCGGTGGCGCACGATGTTCTCGGCCACGGTCGAGGACAACCCCGACACCCGCGACAGCAGCGCGGCAGAAGCGGTGTTGACGTGCACGCCGACCGCGTTGACGCAGTCTTCCACGCGCGCATCCAGCGCGCGCGCCAGCCGGTACTGGTCCACGTCGTGCTGGTACTGGCCCACGCCAATCGCCTTGGGTTCGATCTTGACCAGCTCGGCCAGTGGATCCTGCAGGCGGCGGGCGATGGAGACCGCGCCACGGATCGACACGTCCAGGTCCGGGAATTCCTTCGCCGCGAACTCCGACGCCGAATACACCGAGGCGCCGGCTTCGCTGACCACGATCTTCTGCAGCTTGGCTTCGCCCAGCGCCTGGATCACTTCACCGGCGAGCTTGTCGGTTTCGCGGCTGGCGGTGCCGTTGCCGATCGCGATCAGTTCCACGTTGTGCTTCATGCACAGCTGTTTGATGGTCTGCAGCGACTGGTCCCACTGGCGGCGGGGTTCATGCGGGTAGATGGTGTCGGTGGCCACCAGCTTGCCGGTGGCATCGACCACGGCGATCTTGCAGCCGGTGCGGATGCCCGGGTCCAACCCGAGCACGGTCTTGGGACCGGCCGGCGCCGCCAGCAGCAGGTCCTTGAGGTTGTCACCGAACACGGCGATGGCCTCGGCCTCGGCCTTTTCACGGGCCTGGTTGAACAGGTCCAGCAGCAGGTGCATGTGCAGCTTGGCGCGCCAGGTCAGGCGGCAGGCGTCGAGCAGCCAGCGGTCGCCCGGGCGGCCGGCGTCGCGGATGCCGGCCTTGAACGCCACGCGGCCTTCGGCATACACGTGCCCGGCCTCGGCGTCGCTGCCCGGGTCCAGTTCCAGGAACAGGATGTCCTCGCGGCGCGCGCGGAACAGCGCCAGCAGGCGGTGCGAGGGAATCTTCGCCAGCCCCTCGGCGTGCTCGAAGTAGTCGCGATACTTGGCGCCCTGCTCTTCCTTGCCTTCGGCCACGCGCGCACGGATCACGCCGTGCTCGCCCAGCCAGGCGCGCAGCTCACCGACCAGCGCGGCGTCTTCGCCCCAGCGCTCCATCAGGATCGCGCGCGCGCCTTCCAGCGCGGCCTTGGTGTCGGCCACGCCCTTGTCGGCGTCGACGAAGCCGGCCGCGAACACCTGCGGATCCAGGCCCGGGTCGGCCAGCAGGCCGTCGGCGAGCGGTTCCAGCCCGGCTTCGCGGGCGATCTGCGCGCGGGTGCGGCGCTTGGGCTTGTACGGCAGGTACAGATCCTCCAGGCGCGACTTGGTGTCCGCGCCGAGGATGTCGTTGCGCAGTTCGTCGCTGAGCTTGCCCTGTTCGTCGATGCTGGCCAGCACCGCCGCGCGGCGCTCTTCCAGCTCGCGCAGGTAGGTCAGCCGGCTTTCCAGGTTGCGCAGCTGGGTGTCGTCCAGGCCGCCGGTGACTTCCTTGCGGTAGCGGGCGATGAACGGAACGCTGGCACCTTCGTCGAGCAGGGCGATGGCGGCGTGCGCCTGGGCAGGCTGGGCACCGATTTCATCGGCGATGGTCTGGGCGATCTGCTGGGCGAGCTTGAGGTCTGGCATTGCGTCCGGCCGAAGCCACTATGCGGAAAACACCGATTGTGGCAACGCCGGGCGGCGGGGGAAACCCGTTGACATTCCCGAAAAATGCCCATGCCGACCAGCGGTCGGCATCTACCGGTAATGCTGGGCTGCGCGGACCCTGACCGCCTCATCCTGCAACGACTCCAGGGCCATCACCCGGACCCTGCCCAGGCCCTGCAGTTCCATGAAGCGCTCGGTGTAGATCTCAGTGCCGATGTCGGTATCGGCACGTGATTTGGTGAAGCCGTGGGGCACCAGGCCCTTGTCGCCATCCTTGCTACCACCGACATAAAGAACGATTGCCATGTGATGTGTTCCTCCAGAAACGTCATGCAGGTACTGCCAGCACAGCTTAGCGCGCCCAACCTGACTGGTGTGTCAGAGGCTAATGACGTTTGTTTGCATGCAGATGACGTCGCGTTACCGGCGCATTGCTTACCGTTTTTTTAACGGCCACCAGCCGTGACCGTGCAGCGCGTACAGATCCGCCGCGCGCTCGAACGGGTTGCGCGCGCTCACCCCACCGCACAGCAGGTAAACCGGCAGGTAGAACGGCCCCAGCACCAGGTACTGGTAGACATGCGCGCGTTCGTGGTCGTGCAGGCCGATCACGGGCTCGGTGCAGTGTCCGGCCTGGTGCGCATAGGTGCGGCAGGGGATCTCCAGGCTGGCACCGGTGTGCAGGATCACGTTGCCCAGGGTGATCGCCCCGCCCGGCCCCCAAGGGTACTCTCGGAACACCAGCGCACAGTCGCGCCGGCTCCAGTACGGGCGCGCGCCGGCCAGCATGCCGGCCAGCCCGCCCAGCACGCCGATCAGGGTGTTGGGCGCGGTCCAGACCGCACCCAGCCCCTGCAGCGCGCGCAGCGCCGGTGGCGGCAGGCTCAATCGGCCTCGTTGGGGATCAGCAGCCACAGCACCAGGTACACCAGGATGCCCGGGAACGCCGCCGACGCCAGCGACACCAGCACGAACAGGACGCGCAGCAGGGTCGGGCTCCAGCCGAAACGGTGGGCGATGCCGCCCATCACCCCGGCAATCATGCGGTCGTTGAGCGAACGCGACAGCGTGCGGGGGGCGGTGGTGTTCATGGCGAGGTCCTCCAACGGTAATGGGGGAACGGTAGCGCAGCGGGTGTGTAGCCGATGCGTTTTGAATGGAGCGGCGGGCCGGCCCGGTTCAGCGCGGCTGGCGCAGCGCCTGCAGGCGCGCGCCGAACCACGCCGCCGCGGTCTGCTCGGGCTGGCCCGGGCACGCAATCCGATACGCCTTGCCGCTGATGCTGCTCTGGCTGGCGGCCCGCTCGATGAACTGCTCGGCGGTATCCACTTTGTCTTTTTTCAGCAGGTAATCGTACTTGCGCTGCAGGTGCGCGCGCGCCTCGGCGGCATCGTGCCAGCTGCCGTTGCGCTGGAAGCGGCAGGACGACCCGTCCAGCGCACCGATCAGGGCGCCAATCTCGCGCCGGGCCGCCTCGCTGGGCGCTGCCGACGCGCTGCCGGCGGTGGCGGCCAGCAGGATGGCCAGCAACGCGCTCTTTCGGATATCCATCAGCTGCGCTCCGCCAGCCAGGCCGAAATGGTGCCCGGCACTTCGCGCTGGGCGCGGCCGGAGACGTAGATGCCGATATGGCCGCCGCGGAAGCTGCTTTCGGTGTAGTCGGTGCTGCCGATCCGCGCGCCCATCGCGCGCGAGGCATCCGGCGGCACCAGGTGATCCTGCTCGGCGTAGATGTTCAGCACCGGCAGGGTGACCTGGCGCAGGTCGACATGCTCCTCGCCGATCGTCACCCCGTCACGCATCAGGCCGTTGCCCTGGTAGAACTGCTTGATGAAGTCACGGAAGGCCTCACCGGCCAGATCGGGCGAATCGAAGATCCACTTCTCCATGCGCAGGAAGTCCTGCAGTGCGGCCTTGTCATCGAGGATGTCCAGCAACCCCACGTACTTCTGGATGTTGAGCCGGAACGGCTTGAGCATCAGGTAACTGGCGTTCATCAGGTCGGCCGGGATGTTGCCCAGCGTGTCCACCAGCAGGTCCACGTCCACCTGCCGCGCCCAGTGCGAAAGCATGTTGTCCGGGGTCTGGAAATCCACCGGGGTCACCATGGTGATCAGGTTGGCCAGTTTCGGCTGGCGCAGCGCGGCGTAGCACAGCGCGAACACGCCGCCCTGGCAGACGCCCAGCATGTTGACCGGTGCGCCGTCGTTGGCGGCGACCAGGTGGTCGACGGCGCCCTCCACATAGCGCAGCAGATAGTCTTCCAGGGTCTGGTAGCGCTCGGAGCGGTCCGGGTAGCCCCAGTCCAGCACGTACACGTCGTGCCCCAGCGCCAGCAGGCGCTGGACCAGCGACCGGTCGGCCTGCAGGTCCACCATGTAGGGGCGGTTGACCAGCGCGTACACGATCAGCAGCGGGGTGCGCTGCACCGGCGCCTGCTCACCGACGAAGCGGTACAGCGTGACCTTGCCGTCGCGCCAGACTTCCTCGCGCGCGGTGGCGCCGTAATCCACGTCCTCCACCGACGGCAGCAGCTTCAGGCCATCCATCAGCTTGCGCTGCATGGACAGCGTTTCCTGCAGCAGGTCTTCGGCATTGAAACCCAGCGGTCCCTTCATGGGGCCGCCTTGCGCGCACGCGGCTTGGGCGCGGCCTTCTTCGCGGGCTTTTTCGCAGGCTTCTTTTCCGGCGTGCCGGCAGCGGGCGACGGCGACTGCCTGGTTGCCGCCGCCATGCGCCGTACCAGCCGTTCCAGTTCGGTGATGCGCCGGTGCGCGGCATCCATCTCGGTGCGGGTCGGCAGACCGAACGCCTCGCTGATCCGCTCCACTTCCTGCTGCGCTGCGCCGCGCAGGCGCATCTGCGCGTTGCCCAGCGCGGCGTAGACCTGCTGGAACGGTTCGGACATCGCGACTTTGCCGTAGGCTTCTTCGGCCGCCTCGATCCACAGGTCGAACATCGCGCGCGCACTGGTCAGCTGGTTGCCCGGCTGCTCATGCTCGGCAAGGCGCTGCTCGAACAGGGTGAACGCATCGTCCAGCGCCTGCTTGATCTGGTCCACGTAGTCACGGGCGTGGCCTTGGTACTCTTGCTGGGCGCGCAGCAGCGCCTGCCAGCGCGCCTGGTGTTCGCGACCGGGGCCGAACGCGGGGCTCTGCAGCCACGGCCCGAGGTCCTGCTGCAGCCGTTCCAGCAGCGCCAGCAGATCCGGCCCACCGGCCTGGGTATGCCCGCGTGCGCCCTGCAGCATCCACTTGAGCAGGCCGTCGCCCTGCCCCTCCACCGCCTCGCGCCACGCCTGGGCGATATCGGCACTGCTGCTGTCCTGGCCGGCGAAACGCGCGGCCACCTGCTGCATGGTGCCGTACCAGCCGCCGGCCTGCTCGCGGAACCGGTGCACGGCGTCCTCGGATTGGCGGTTGCCCGGGTTGGACATCAGCTGCGCCCAGCCCTCGATGGTCTGCTGCCAGGTGCCCGGCGCGGCGCCGGTGGGGTCGCCCCCGGGCGGGGCCGCGGCGTGCCGCAGCGCATCGCCCCAGGCGCTGAAGTACTGCCGGGCCAGCGCCTCGAAGTCGCCTGCGTCGTGGCCGCCGCCGGCGGTATTCATGGCTTGGGAATGCGCAGGGTCTTGCTGATCATCAGCGACCCTGACAGCGCGAACAGCAGCACCAGCGGGTGCAGCTGCCACGGCCCCAGCTGCCAGCGCCCGAGCCACAGGTCATGGCCGATCGCGCCCATGCTGGCGGCAACGGCCAGCACCACCACCAGCGCCAGGCTGGTCGGAATGGGCGTGCCCTCGAAGTACGGCACCTTGTCGCCATCGCCGGCCAGCGCTTCGGCGGTCACGTTGTAGCGGGCCAGGCGGCTCACCCCGCAGCAGACGAAGTAGCTCAG
This is a stretch of genomic DNA from Stenotrophomonas rhizophila. It encodes these proteins:
- a CDS encoding methyl-accepting chemotaxis protein, yielding MSIAALQSPASPRTGASTATSFLRSLGALAFSPRATRQASTALAQRHAELEAQVAALHRVQAVIEFDLEGTILQANDNFLQTLGYTLEEIRGRHHSMFVDPEHVRSSAYREFWARLGRGEFDAGQYRRVGKGGREIWIQASYNPVFDSSGRPVKVVKFATDITAQQMQAADFAGQLAAINTSQAVIEFSLDGCILSANDNFLATTGYALEEVRGQHHSMFAEPEYARSAEYRQFWQKLGRGEYDAGQYRRLGKGGREIWIQASYNPIFDMNGRPFKVVKYATDISAQVRDAQALAAAVAQTREVVAAAQAGDLGRRIDAGDKTGAIAELCEGINAMVETMGSVIGQIRVAADAVALGASEIATGKADLSQRTEQQAASLEETAVSLQGLTGTVRQSAEDARQASQLAGGAVDVAAQGGRVVSEVVTTMSLINASSRRIVDIISVIDGIAFQTNILALNAAVEAARAGEHGRGFAVVAGEIRSLSQRSASAAKEIKQLIDDSVDRVGTGTAQVESAGRTMQQIVDSVTRVDALIARISTGAQQQSESIGQINQAVEHIDQSTQQNAALVEEASAAARSMEEQATQLLQTVSAFRVDGAVAQVLRQAAQGNTPGGPAALRLV
- a CDS encoding methyl-accepting chemotaxis protein, giving the protein MQLPLSAADTASAPVSRWRPFAALFSARRALRDDARQAALHQAELEAQVAALHRVQAVIEFALDGTILTANANFLQALGYSLDEVRGKHHAMFVDPAQVATPAYREFWARLGRGEYDAGQYRRFGKGGREIWIQASYNPVLDPNGRPYKVVKFATDITAQMMQAADFAGQLAAINKSQAVIEFSLDGRILGANENFLATTGYTLEEVRGQHHAMFVAADYRGSDEYRAFWEKMGRGEYDAGQYRRVGKGGRDIWIQASYNPVLDVDGRPLKVVKYATDITAQVRDSQALQQAVAQTREVVAAAQGGDLTGHIAVDDKTGPIAELCCGINALVEAMAGIIGQIKFAADTIALGASEIAVGNADLSQRTEQQAASLEETAVSMKDLADTVRRTADNARQASELASGAVGVAAQGGQVVHEVVSTMALINESSRRIVDIIGVIDGIAFQTNILALNAAVEAARAGEHGRGFAVVAAEIRSLSQRSAGAAKEIKQLITDSVDKVGTGTSQVESAGRTMDEIVVNVRRVSHLMTEISTATRQQSEGITQMNRAVDQIDEGTQQNAALVEEASAAARSMEEQASQLLQTVAAFRVDAAVATALRQGAQPVLRRV
- a CDS encoding PAS domain-containing protein, which gives rise to MKPMPPPADALQEAIEQRRRLEMIIDGTAMGTWEWNCQTGAMRVNERWAQIVGYTREELSPITSQTFSRLVHPDDLAQSNALLREHLDGRSPHYDSLCRMRHKQGHWIWVQDRGRVYERDAEGRPLRMAGAHADVSDLQNAREDAADTRQRLQAVVDASDEVAVIATDIHGVVNLFNTGAQKLLGYTPEEVIGQVNPGLFHELHEMQDYLRPLADAEGRLPTVFEALTAHAAQGTWSHQWTFVRKDGEHRQVRLSISPLDSGSGQRMGYVGMAVDITPLLEMREQAYLAAEKFAGAFSSAALGMALVSLEGRWLDVNDALCGILGYTRAELLEIDFQTLTHPDDLHADLALVGDLLAGRRDHYHMEKRYLGKGGNVVWGRLSVSLVRAPHGEPLHFVSQIQDVTVQRSSGQQLRESEHRTRVTLDAVADMVLTLDMAGHIQYANAAATRALAGEGAAPVTGSQVQDVMELTTEYAPRSPLDLAVLLDAESNAVDLHSDLLLSVGAQLVPVDLTRAWLQGEDGQVSGTVWVIRDVTQQRARQREARHLAEVDPLTELSNRRGFEAHLQEAITRVARTGQSASLMFIDLDNFKPINDSHGHLAGDAMLWAVATVLRHGVRDSDIVARLGGDEFAVILAGCSLRRARRIASDLLESVRTLSVPWGAGRLVVGTSIGIAAIGGHMSVDAAVAAADAQCYRAKALGKNNVQVEAPVHGGPDPLDVGDAELDGESSEGGPG
- a CDS encoding helix-turn-helix domain-containing protein, yielding MNLLDLGEVILLHGMDGAPVVYRGAPLASRFAAYLALPGSQTEVDGQHVGEAEVSWLAPRIEVHGFTRVPARFLCIDVAEQLLLDQAAHIDGLEVSRLYRTGNITSSPTMVADIGGMVRRALDIHDRDPEAFAQAAARRAFAAQLSALLLQCHLQAAGEPAVARRGRPPLPRREIVRRGIEHIQRSLRGEAAFSDIPFAVGASQRSLNRAFDDLFGMAPHQFYLVERLHAIRSALRSAAPGDTVTGICSRFGVWDLGRMAALYSRMFGLQPAQELSRALAGKPSATGATSTRRR